A section of the Symphalangus syndactylus isolate Jambi chromosome 19, NHGRI_mSymSyn1-v2.1_pri, whole genome shotgun sequence genome encodes:
- the LOC129458829 gene encoding putative uncharacterized protein LINC02693 isoform X2, translated as MGEKSRRKGPAPCHADGKLARTCDHPYVPWGFTPASRAPTAWVGASLSCMGLSAASQAPGLCRDEQSSRISVPHLSGAPILLPDLKGTQLSNFQESSPLPHKQERKDKRSTPEEEGRSAPEKIIQSLKLCPGGHRPASLSSSCPAGCGLSFNLPPGILLSVQKCCTPSSLKTC; from the exons ATGGGAGAAAAATCACGACGGAAAGGCCCAGCCCCTTGCCATGCAGACGGGAAGCTTGCCCGCACGTGTGACCACCCTTACGTACCTTGGGGCTTCACCCCCGCTTCGCGGGCTCCAACAGCCTGGGTCGGGGCCTCCTTGTCCTGTATGGGCCTCTCGGCG GCTTCTCAAGCCCCAGGTCTGTGCAGGGACGAGCAAAGCAGCAGAATATCCGTGCCACATCTTTCTGGAGCACCCATTTTACTACCAGATTTGAAAGGAACGCAGTTAAGTAATTTCCAAG AATCATCTCCCCTGCCCCacaaacaggaaagaaaagacaagagaagCACCCcagaagaggaggggagaagtGCCCCAGAAAAAATCATCCAGTCTCTGAAGCTTTGCCCAGGTGGGCACAGGCCAGCCAGCCTCTCCTCTAGTTGCCCAGCTGGTTGCGGGCTGTCATTTAACCTTCCGCCTGGCATACTTTTGAGTGTGCAGAAGTGCTGCACGCCCTCTTCTTTGAAAACCTGTTGA
- the LOC129458829 gene encoding putative uncharacterized protein LINC02693 isoform X6, producing the protein MASQPQACPDDVRASQAPGLCRDEQSSRISVPHLSGAPILLPDLKGTQLSNFQESSPLPHKQERKDKRSTPEEEGRSAPEKIIQSLKLCPGGHRPASLSSSCPAGCGLSFNLPPGILLSVQKCCTPSSLKTC; encoded by the exons GCTTCTCAAGCCCCAGGTCTGTGCAGGGACGAGCAAAGCAGCAGAATATCCGTGCCACATCTTTCTGGAGCACCCATTTTACTACCAGATTTGAAAGGAACGCAGTTAAGTAATTTCCAAG AATCATCTCCCCTGCCCCacaaacaggaaagaaaagacaagagaagCACCCcagaagaggaggggagaagtGCCCCAGAAAAAATCATCCAGTCTCTGAAGCTTTGCCCAGGTGGGCACAGGCCAGCCAGCCTCTCCTCTAGTTGCCCAGCTGGTTGCGGGCTGTCATTTAACCTTCCGCCTGGCATACTTTTGAGTGTGCAGAAGTGCTGCACGCCCTCTTCTTTGAAAACCTGTTGA
- the LOC129458829 gene encoding putative uncharacterized protein LINC02693 isoform X3: MGEKSRRKGPAPCHADGKLARTCDHPYVPWGFTPASRAPTAWVGASLSCMGLSAASQAPGLCRDEQSSRISVPHLSGAPILLPDLKGTQLSNFQVYPDVRGELTDSEAPRVTRCVHGNRSTALQSFDITLLQNHLPCPTNRKEKTREAPQKRRGEVPQKKSSSL; this comes from the exons ATGGGAGAAAAATCACGACGGAAAGGCCCAGCCCCTTGCCATGCAGACGGGAAGCTTGCCCGCACGTGTGACCACCCTTACGTACCTTGGGGCTTCACCCCCGCTTCGCGGGCTCCAACAGCCTGGGTCGGGGCCTCCTTGTCCTGTATGGGCCTCTCGGCG GCTTCTCAAGCCCCAGGTCTGTGCAGGGACGAGCAAAGCAGCAGAATATCCGTGCCACATCTTTCTGGAGCACCCATTTTACTACCAGATTTGAAAGGAACGCAGTTAAGTAATTTCCAAG TGTATCCGGATGTAAGAGGAGAGCTCACTGACTCAGAAGCTCCCAGAGTGACCAGATGTGTTCATGGGAACCGGAGCACTGCCCTGCAGTCATTTGACATCACCTTATTACAA AATCATCTCCCCTGCCCCacaaacaggaaagaaaagacaagagaagCACCCcagaagaggaggggagaagtGCCCCAGAAAAAATCATCCAGTCTCTGA